From Cucumis melo cultivar AY chromosome 3, USDA_Cmelo_AY_1.0, whole genome shotgun sequence:
ATACGAACGGGAACAAACTCAATTTGGTATTGCAGAAGCTGTTGTGAAGCTGGAGGAAGCTTTGGCTATTAATCCCACGAAGCATGATGCTCTTTGGTGTATTGGAAACGCTCACACTTCACAAGCTTTTCTGACTCCCGATAGGGATGAGGCCCAAGTTTATTTTGATAAAGCACAGGAGTGTTTTCAGAAGGCACTAGATGAGGTGATATATGTGGATTTAATTGAACTAGTCTGACTTTTGAGTTCATTAAACGTTAATTGATTCTAAATAGTTGAGATTTTTTTCCTCAGGATCCTGGCAATGAACTATATCACAAGTCCCTGGAAGTCGCTGCAAAGGTGAGGATATAATATAACCCTGTCATTTGATTCTCAGTTTGCATTGAATTACATGGAAGTGATTTACTTCAAAGATAAAATGTACAGTGGAGCGCCTTTTGGTTTCTCTATACTTTGTAGGTTCGGTAGTTGGGGCTCTAGGACAGTGTGGTATGAGTAACTATGGAGTCCATTTCTTTGAGCAATTCTGATTCTTACTCTTAGTTTTACTTGGTAAATCTTTGGGGATTTTTTGCCACATGCATAATAGAGTTAAGATTGGACTGGCGATGACTTCCATTAAAGCGGGGTATGTTGTACTTTTGTGGTAAAATCCTCTTCCTTTTTCCACCTAAATTTTCATGTCATTGTTGATAGAGTCTGAAAAATTTCGATCATCATAGGGCCATCTTAACTTTCCGGAAACTTATTTAACCAGTTTGTCCTGACGGTTCAGAATATTCTTAAGCATTGTCACTGTTAATGTAGTATAttagtataaatatatatatatatatattattcaagAAGATCAGTGGGGatataattatattcaataCAAACGTGTATTTTTCTTTCATGTTTCCTTCTTCAAATGTTTCTGCTCACAATCTTTGCAGTGAAGGTTAAAAAACTTTTGGGTGCTCTGGTTGGTTAGATATGGGTTAATTTCTGATTAAAATTCAACTAGTATTGGAAGAAACTGTTGATATTTTTCTCTTATGGGTTCTAGATGGTGATGGTACTCCAGAGAAAAAAATGACGTTGAATGGGGACGGGGAATGGGAATGAGACATGGATATTAATCCCATATAGGATGGAGGAGTTGTCATTCCTTATCTTTTGTTTTACTGAATTGACGACTGATAGTTCCAACAGGGATGTAGAAACTGAAAATATGGTCATTATTTGATATCTGATGTTATGTTGTCTCAGGCACCGGGGTTCCATTCGGAGATCCACAAGCATGGTACCAGTCAACAGAGTGCAGGGTCTTCAGGCGGGGGAGCTACTGCTGCTTCAAACCCAAAGGTTACTAGTCATGGagctttttctcttcttttggCAAAGCATATGGTCcatctgctaatgaaggttgtttgttgttttctttgtTGTGGTACAATTCATAAACACCAGAGTTCCAAGAAGAAGAGCAGCGATCTAAAGTATGACATATTTGGATGGGTCATCCTTGCTGTTGGAATCGTTGCATGGGTTGGAATGACAAAATCTCATGTTCCACCTCCTCCTTCGAGGTGAAACTTTTAGATTCTGGAACTGCAAATCCACTCTTCTGAAAAGTCTCTTTGCGGGTATGCCCCTCATGGATGTCCCCAACAGGCCAGTGAAAAAGAATCTCTTCGTTGATGCAGAACACCTGCATTCTTCCTGGTATTTAACTCATAAGTGTTTCTCATTTCTAGTGTACCTGGTTTAGCTTTGAGATCATTTTTGTTTAGTTGATAATTAGCCAAAATCTCAAATATGCTGTAGCATAACAGTCCTTTATTAAAGATATAAAATATCTGAACTTGTAGTTGTTTTTGTTGAATGATATTACAATGACGGTTCATTCCATTTTTAGACTTTTGCTTTCTGGTATTCCTGTGGTAACAAGCAGCCTGATTTTATGAAGAATTTCAACTGGGAGAATGTTTATTCGTTTTTGTGATTGGTTGAATAGTGTTACTATGTTTGTTCAATCACTTTTTAGCCTTTTGCTTTTTGGGATTCCTCTGGTAACAAGCATCCTTATTATATGAAGAATTTCAACTTCTATTTGCATTTTGATGGCTATATTGGGTTGGTTTTTGTCTAAAGTTGATGTGAAAAGACCATGAACGCATGTATTCATCTGAATTTATAGTCTCGAAATTGAAATCTACCCAATCTTAGTAGCATATTTGTCCCAGAGAATAGAGAAAGTTATTGTAATTGTTaattttttgagaaaatttgtgGAAATTTCATTATGAACTGGATGTATCGAATTAATTGTTTCAGTGTTAATGATGATTTAAGAAAGAACAGTACTTTCTCATGTCTATAGGCATCTTAATTTTTTATGTAAACAGCTATGGAAAGAAAGAATAAAACTCAATTTAGTATAGACATTTCATGAATAGCATAATAAAATGATCCGTGAAGGTGGAGACTTGAATTTTGGAAGCTATACTAAGTTGGcccatttccatttttttggTAAAGGAATAATGTAACCAAAtgagttaaattcaaattgttagcTCTGgaaattgatttaaaataacaaaattgaaagaaattTTCAAACTCGACTTTTTCAAAACATTGGTAGCAATATTATATAATTGTGTATTTTAAAACAATAGCTGTTGGAATATGTCATAAATAGATGAATTTTTATGTGATTTCCATATTTTATTATAGGTTTGTTCCTAAACTTGTCCGCGGCGCTCGTGTTAGACTTTGATAAGTTTTCTAACAAGTGCATCTATTTTGCTTAGAGATGCATGTGTGCTTGTTATAAAAATAGTGCAATTTTTAATGTTAcacattaattttaattttaaaaacttggAAAATTTTATGTACTCcccaagttttttttttggtagAAATTAAACTCAAACAATTAGTCAAGGctcacaatttatttatttaatttaaagttttaatgtcgttttttcataagaaaaaaaagaatcttATACGCTCTAAAGGCATATAATAACCATGAGAGGGGTATGTTTGCCTTGCTTTTAATGTCGTTCGATGTTTACTCACTCTTATTAAGCATGTTATGTATGTTGTCATTCATGTTTggaaaaagtttaaaatttaatgtgaCCAACAATTGATCAAATAAAAACTTTTACTAGAGACAATggacatcgtttttttagctcagcaaaaacaaaatacttttccgaaggcttatattaaataaaatttgggaacgaaataaataactgtaAAGATTGTTATAAGGGTCATCTATTAATTGGGTCTTTTTTAATGCATTCAGACAAAAAGACTGACCTAGATGTTATGGatgatatttttatttgtttacatcttataaatttaggaatttatccatatTCCTTTTAGAAATGTACATAaactaaaaacaataaaaaaaaaaaatgtacatgCCAATATCAGCATAGGATGGTAATTCATAATTTACGTCTTACGGGTTGTTTGCTTATAGAATTAGAGAAAAGCAAACTGGATTATTTTAGCTCACTCTATATTTGGCCgattagaaaaattattatcTTAGTATTACGCTAATACATGTTCTCGCTCCCTCTCCCACTAAAttccaaatatttataaaatatgtaccacaaacacatattataataacacagAATATGCACCACAAAtgcatattattataatattacaATCTTCGTACTATTATAAGCCTGATCGAAATTTTAAAACCCTAATTCTTacctttatttttcattttttggaaCAAACTCTTACATTTattgaactaaaaaaagaaaaataatacatGTACGATATACATGATTTGGCCCAACAACCAGCCTACCAAAAACTGCCCATGtcgaaaaataaaataaacgatCTGATCCCTACACGTGGCAACCATCCACATTGTCACGTCGGGCACTTAAGTTCAAAAGTTCATGAGCGAACGGCTGAGAAGCTACGGCAGAGCAGCTGCGTGTTTTTGTGCGGCGCTcaatttttgaaatttcaaaaaagatTCCTCCAACGAGGCAATGGTTGCaaccaattttgaaaatttcacCTCCACCCCCCCTCACTTTTCAATTTTCCCAAATACCTCCACAATATTTTCTTCTTATTCCCAAATGCCTTCACACCAAAAATCCACATAAAGTCAGAAATTAATATTCTTAAGACGCATTTACAACACAAAACTTATTAGTACATAAATATAATTCCAAaaacaattttcatttttttaaaaaaaaacgaaCTCTaagttttaataaatttaagttAGTAATTAGGGGTTGTCTTAAATATTCAGAAAATAGAGGTACCTATCAATATCAAAGTGTACAAAAGTCAAATAAGAGAAATGGCAATCGAGGTCCATTAATGAAGTTGTGGATCCAATTCATCTTTAGCATTACGTGGCAGTAAAACAGAGCGAGTATCGTACTTTTGACGTAAACCGCGAGTAGGCAAAGGACGAGCTACAAGAGTCTTTAAAAGgaaaatgattttttatttgtaaaaaaataaaaataattatacttaTTTATCTTCTCATCCTTTTGTCCGAACGAAAATAATTTTCGATCCCTCTGCTTTCCCTCTCTCTTTTCGCTTTCATTGGAGGGAAAACCTCCAAACTTCCAAAATCCAAACCTCTGTTTTTCCTCTCTGCTCAAACCAGACTAGGGTTTCTTCTGATTGCGCGAGCTTCAGCTCGATCTCTCCTTCAATGTATTTTTTCAGCTAATATTCTCCTTCTTTTTCCTCATTCGATTTCATTTTCAGTCAAAGTAAGCAAGCTGCTTCCCCCGCTTTCTGATCTTCTTCTTGCTTCAATTTTTGCTTCAGGTGCCCTTTAACTTTGATTTAGTGGCTTTCAGTGTTGTTATATATTGATTCAGTGTACTCTCTTTAGCTTCCTTCAACCTGAATTTTGGTATCATTTCTTGATTTTGATGATCTATGTTTCTCTGTGTCGTTCTTTGTTGTTTCAGATGATAGATTGTGGGTTGTGCTTATTAGTAGTTGCTGCGTTTTTAgtgattatatttatttatttcggATATTTTAATCGATAATCTACTGCTGATTGTAACGAAGTTAATCGTATTTGAAAGTTCTTGTTGTAAACCCTAAAACagttttgaatttaaatttcttCAATTTTGCTCTAACAGTTTAAATGCTCTCAATTAGTGGGTCCTATGTATTAAGTGTTCCATTTTAAATTTGTAAGTCTGCAATTGCGTTGGCGATTTAATTCTTACATGGTACACGATGTATAACTGGGTGGAATTTTTTTAGAACTTAGGTCATTCACAGCTTTAGTGCTATCGATTACAGTGATAAGTTTCTAAATCAGCTCCACTCAGATGTCTCTTTTCAAATACTGTTCTTTAGATAGATGTTTACAGAGCGGAGGCCTGCTAGATTTTAACTGGATGTCATTTGTACTACTCACTAGTGGATTTATGCTCTGTGCTTGAAACTTTAATTTTTATGCAATgataaatatcattttttcacGTTAGAATGTTAACACGTGCTTGTTCCATAGGGCTCGGGATCTattaaacttttttgtttttgttttttgtttaaaaCGGAATGAGGTGGCAGTCTTCTTGTTCCTACGTAATATGATATTTTTagaattaattataattatcttCTTCTTTGTTGAAAGAGCAGGTCATTAGTTATCTGAATTCCATTATAACAGCCTGTTTCAATCTTTACTTATCTTTTATGATCATTCATTAGCTAATTTATTGATTGCTCCCAAAATCAAGTGTGCACTCATATTGAGTGACTTCTTGAGATTGGAACTTCTTCccatcaatttaaaaaatgcaGACAAAGAAAAAAAGTCATGGGAGAAATACTGGTCGAGAGCTTGTCAGTCCCAAGGTCTTACGATCTCAAAGAAAATATTCAGAAACGTTGCAAGTTGTAGAGAAGAATATAAGTGAACTAATAACATCATCTGCTAGAAAACGCACTGTTGGTAAGCTACTAATTTCTGCCTATTAACTAAAGTCTTTTGCAAGAGTTTCTCTTTTCTTTGGTAGGTGGAAATCCATGTATGTCTTGAGCATCTAGTCTCAATTGAGTTTGCATCTCTCACTCTTCATTTCTGACTTGTATTTACTGCTCTTGAACGACCTATTCTCTTGTCATTTAGTAATGAAGTTTCTTTATGTTGTCTTATCAATTTTGAATATGTTTATTATTTCACATCTTGTCCAATGTAGTTGATATGtaaatataattgaaattaaattagcCATCTAATTAAAACTTTTTTGCATAAAATAGatctatcgtttagatttcacACAACCATGgcttttatttataaaatttctaCCCTTAGCCCACTGGAAGAACGAATCTAATTGGAATTCAGTTTACTCCCGAAGATATGACTGCCAATTTTGTTAAGAATTTGTCTCGTTTTCAGGTTGCTTTCCATCaaaaaagaatgaagaagaTGTTCTGACAGATTTAAACATTAAATATGATTTTCTACGCAATGAGACTTCTGGTGCTTGTTTGGACCATGATGCGACTGATGGTGCTACCTTGGGCTTCAAGGTAAATTATTCACGAATATGCTCTTCTTTCTTAATTGGTTATGGTGGGAAGGATTGATTCACTATTTCTTATGGATGGCATTACATCTGTAATTCATTTGGCAGGCTTATGATGACGGCATTGATAACTGTGCATCGGAAACCATATTTTCTCCTTCATTTCATGTACCTGCTCATGATGGAGGAGAAGCCCATAATGGAGGTAGACAATGAATTATTTCATGGAGGACATATTTTCCTTTGGAGTTAAAATTATTCTGTAACGTGCGTGgatttctctttttatttaatttagtttttcaatttctttccaGTTGAGTTTATTAAATTCTTTCAAGGTGAAGATCAAGTGTTCCATTCTGATACCAAACTAAATAACTCAGAATATATAGTTCATGGTGATCAAGATAAGAATTACAGTAAGGccacacctttttttttttgatgagATTCTCTGATTGTATGAAATTTAGTTGTGTAGAACTGTTAGTTCAAGGAACTTATTTCCATAATGCAGATCTAGGGGATGCTGGTCTATCATCTGAAGTATCAGCTATATATCTTGCCATGAAGAACTCTAAGTTGGAGTGTGTTGATGAACATGCCCATGATACTATGGCAGCTGAAGTTCATGTTCAAGATGatgaatatgaagaaatagATGATTTTGATCCTTATTTCTTCATCAAGAATCTACCTGCTTTATCAGCGGTTGTCCCAACTTATCGACCTATGCTACTACCGAAACAGACTCGGAGTTGTCCTCCCACGACTCTTGTTTTGGACTTGGATGGTAACAAGTCTTTCAACTGATATGCTGCTTGTTACATATGATGCATTTAGGCTGGTTATTGCGTAGATTTTTCTTAAATATGCTCACTTTTTTCTTTGACTTGTTGACATTTTATCATCACATTCTAAGTGCTTACTTTAACATTTGCCGTCTTTTACGATGCAACATGAGTGGTGGGTAGTTGAGGTTTACTATACAACTTTGTGGATTAATTAATCCATCCTATTCTGTTGTGCTGCTGCCAATTTTCATTATCTTTTTAGTTGTTCCTCAGCTTGGAGCCAGTTAAATTTACATGttcttaaatttaataataaccTACTATGTGACTTTCATTTTGCAGAAACTCTGGTGCATTCTACACTTGAGCCATGTGTCGATGCTGATTTTACATTTCCTGTAAATTTCAACCTCCAGGAGCATACAGTTTACGTTCGATGCCGGCCTTATCTCAGAGATTTCATGGAAGCGGTTGCCCGACATTTCGAGATTATCATTTTTACAGCTAGTCAGAGTATTTATGCAGAGCAGCTCCTGAATGTTCTTGATCCAAAGAGGAAAATATTTCGACATCGGGTTTTCCGCGAATCATGTGTTTTTGTGGATGGAAACTACCTCAAAGATTTATCTGTTCTTGGGCGTGATTTGGCACGTGTTATTATTGTCGATAATTCTCCACAGGTAACTGCAACTATCTTTCTGATATTTTCTTCGCTCGTGTCTTTCCGGAGCCAGAAGTATCCTATATTGATGTATTTATTTCAGGCGTTCGGGTTTCAAGTGGACAATGGAATACCAATAGAGAGCTGGTTTGATGATCGATCAGATAAAGAGTTGCTTTTATTACTTCCATTTTTGGAAACACTGGTGGGAGTTGAAGACGTGAGACCACTCATTGCTAAAAAGTTCAACCTTAGACAAAAAATTGCCGCTGCTGTTTATCCTTCACTGAATTCAAATAGAGACCCCTTTGAAATGCAAGCCTCTAATATGTATTAAGATTTTGTGAAGGTTGTTGGAATAAGAACTATCAATATTCTCCCTATTTAACTCATTCGCTTTCTTCTTAGAgtatttttagatttatttacttTTCCCAATCAACAAGGAAAAAGAAGTTTCTTAGTTCAGTTGGAGCAacgagtaaaaaaaaaagaaaaaggaattcATAGTATCAGGTGCCAGTGTTTGATTTGGGAGATGATGCATATTCCTCCAAATACTTGGATAGGTGAGTTTTTTGGGagaatatataaatatatatttctttcaTGTGTTCAATAGTTGGATTGAAGAATGTTTTCACATGGTGAATTTGAATTGCCTTTGGCTATAGGGCTTCTTTGTCATCAAGATGAATCCTTTAATCGTTTGGGAATGTTCCGATTAActgttttcaattttatatttagaCCCCTAAACCATTTTAAACAATAAAGAgtaaatagtttttttattattctaaaTAAAAGCCACAAGACGTTAATCTTCGTGGAAGGAGttttgaaatataatattgaatGCCCATGAATAATGTACATTGACAATAATTAGAATGATTAACTAACCAAGCGGTAAAGCTAAATTTACAACTTAAATTCgagaaatatattttaaaaagataaaaagaactTGTATTCAATTTTTTACTAATTTCCCTAATATTAAGTGGTTTATCTTGTGAAATTAGCTAGTTTGaacatttacaaatatatatatataaaaaaaaaactttttttagaCTAGAGAAAATATATAACATAAGAAATAGTAATAGCTATCAAGATTACACTTAAAACAAATGTATAAAAACCGAAGACTTGGAGTTGCATTTACCATCCTAACCCCTCAGTAAACCAATGCCGGTTAATTTCGTAACCGTGGTTAAGATTTTTAATCTGTCTATAAAACGGTACCCTTCACTTCTCCATCTCCCGCCAACACTTCATCAGCACAATTTCATTTTCTACTATTTCAAAAATTGGAAACCGATCTCTGGAAGACATCTCTCCCCCTCTGCTTATTCATTTCCTTTCAAATACTGAAAAACATGGTGATTTCAACGAGCTCTCTTATGAATATACACATATACTTTTTCTTGCTTGATTCTAATTATATATCTGCGTAGCTTATTCTCTTACTTCTTTCTGACACGAATGAGTTCTTCCAGGTTGTTGCACAGAAGTTGAAGGAAGCAGAGATCACGGAGCAGGATTCTCTTCTCCTGGTTAGTTCCTTCCAAACCTGTTTTGTTTCGCTGATTAATTCTTGTGTTCTGGAAATGTATTTGAAGTTTTCTTCGCTGATTATCATGGAACTTATACCTGAACTCGAATCTGTTTGTTTGGCTTGTTATCGAATGTAGCTTGCTATCTTCTCGTTAATCTGATGCACTTCGATATTGTAATTTCTCAGCTCCTGCTAGACTACGATAGCAGTTATTTCACTATTTTAGTCATACTTGCAAACATGAATGTCAGTCTCGAACTATTTATAGATTATAGTATCATAGAGAATTTTCTGTAGACTGGTTATTTGTATAAATCGGAAATGAAGATGAATGTTGTTATAGAAAAGGAACTACACGTCCTATTTCAGTGAATCGCTTAAGACTGCTTGCATAATCGATTTTGGTGGCTGAACGGATCGAAATCACACACTATGAAGAAAATTACTCGAATCTttataaatcttttattttcgACGTGCGAAAATTTCTTCCGTAGTATTTAACTTCTTAACTTCCAAATCGATGCTCAGTTTTCCTGGCCAAAAATTAACAAGATACGAGCACTCTCATTAAgtaattcaaatattttaacaCAGATTgttatatgaaattggatttgATGGATCCTGTTTGTGTTTTCTGGCTTCAGACGAGGAATTTACTGCGCATCGCTATATTCAATATCAGTTATATTAGAGGTCTTTTTCCAGAAAAGTATTTCAACGATAAGTCAGTTCCTGCTTTAGGTAAGCTGATTTTTACCAACAGGTTTCTTCAGTTCTTATCAGTTCCTATAGGAGCAACCATTCATTTGATAATGAATTCAATTTGTTGACAGAGATGAAGATCAAGAAGCTTATGCCGATGGATGCAGAGTCTCGGAGATTGATTGACTGGATGGAAAAAGGCATGCCGAGTTTAGCCTTATATCTATATTTTCTGTTTCCAAGTTCTAATCTATTGTTCACAATTATTTTTACGTCTCTTCAGGTGTATATGATGCGCTGCAGCGGAAATACCTTAAAAAGCTTCTCTTCTGCGTATGCGAGGCGGTGGAAGGGCCAATGATTGAGGAATATGCTTGTAAGCTCTCGATATTTTTTCCTCACATCTCTTCAATTTTCTGTTTGATCCTGCTAAAAGAGACGATGATTTGTTTGGCAAAATTATATGTTTATTTCTTTGACGCTGaaaatttaccgttgttccagTGAGTTAATATCTACAGATTTCTAGCAATTCTTCGGTTCGTTACTTAATTAAGTCCTTGCCTTCAGTTTCTTTCAGCTACTCCAGTTCTGATAGTCAAGAGGTCTCTATGAATGTGACTCGCACTGGAAACAAGAAACTGGGAGGAACATTCAAGTGCAACTCCACGGCCGAAATAACTCCCAATCAGATGAGGTATAGATCTAATCGAAGGTTAAATCTTGCAATATCTTTCccttacattttttaaatattggcGGCGGGATATGTGACAATAACTTGAACTTAAGGAGTTCTGCCTGTAAGATGGTCCGTACATTGGTTCAACTGATGAGAACATTGGATAAGATGCCCGATGAGGTAAAGGCCTAACGAAATCATAATTTAATGATAGCGTTGAAGTTTCTaaaatgtaatttttcatcaagTATTACAAGACACCATGTTTGTCATAAACTTGATTGATACTTTATCTCAGCGCACCATATTGATGAAACTCCTCTACTATGATGATGTTACGGTATGTTTCTTGACAtgcacttttccaaattattcaACGTTTGTTTCATTCAATTGCTGGGAACATTTGTAGTTCACATGCTATTGTGAGTTATTTTTCTTGCTGATAGTTTTCAACCACGTTATACTGGCTAATTAATTGTTAATTTGTAGTGCTACATACAGACAAGGCTCGCTCGTTCACTTTCTTTTGACAGTACAAAAGGATATTCTCTCCTTTAGAACAAAATCCACGTTCTGTGAAATTAGTAATTATGATTATCTTATTGCAGCCAGTCGATTATGAGCCTCCATTCTTCAGGAGTTGCACAGAGGAAGAGGGACATCATCCCTGGACTAAAAGTCCATTAAGGATGGAGGTTGGAAACGTCAACAGCAAGCATTTTGTTTTGGCTCTCAAAGTAAGGGATTCAAATTTATTGAGATTGAAACAATTG
This genomic window contains:
- the LOC103487773 gene encoding mitochondrial import receptor subunit TOM20-like isoform X1, producing MEFSQDDFDRLLLFEHTRKTAEANYAANPLDADNLTKWGGALLELSQFQSVSESKNMIKEAVVKLEEALAINPTKHDALWCIGNAHTSQAFLTPDRDEAQVYFDKAQECFQKALDEDPGNELYHKSLEVAAKAPGFHSEIHKHGTSQQSAGSSGGGATAASNPKVTSHGAFSLLLAKHMVHLLMKVVCCFLCCGTIHKHQSSKKKSSDLKYDIFGWVILAVGIVAWVGMTKSHVPPPPSR
- the LOC103487773 gene encoding mitochondrial import receptor subunit TOM20-like isoform X2; amino-acid sequence: MEFSQDDFDRLLLFEHTRKTAEANYAANPLDADNLTKWGGALLELSQFQSVSESKNMIKEAVVKLEEALAINPTKHDALWCIGNAHTSQAFLTPDRDEAQVYFDKAQECFQKALDEDPGNELYHKSLEVAAKAPGFHSEIHKHGTSQQSAGSSGGGATAASNPKSSKKKSSDLKYDIFGWVILAVGIVAWVGMTKSHVPPPPSR
- the LOC103487772 gene encoding uncharacterized protein LOC103487772; this translates as MQTKKKSHGRNTGRELVSPKVLRSQRKYSETLQVVEKNISELITSSARKRTVGCFPSKKNEEDVLTDLNIKYDFLRNETSGACLDHDATDGATLGFKAYDDGIDNCASETIFSPSFHVPAHDGGEAHNGVEFIKFFQGEDQVFHSDTKLNNSEYIVHGDQDKNYNLGDAGLSSEVSAIYLAMKNSKLECVDEHAHDTMAAEVHVQDDEYEEIDDFDPYFFIKNLPALSAVVPTYRPMLLPKQTRSCPPTTLVLDLDETLVHSTLEPCVDADFTFPVNFNLQEHTVYVRCRPYLRDFMEAVARHFEIIIFTASQSIYAEQLLNVLDPKRKIFRHRVFRESCVFVDGNYLKDLSVLGRDLARVIIVDNSPQAFGFQVDNGIPIESWFDDRSDKELLLLLPFLETLVGVEDVRPLIAKKFNLRQKIAAAVYPSLNSNRDPFEMQASNMY